The Akkermansia muciniphila genome contains a region encoding:
- a CDS encoding DUF3440 domain-containing protein: MKTYLDKNVYEAALERIAYCFQEFDHVLVSFSGGKDSGVMLNLCYNYADEQGLLDKLTMYHLDYEAQYQMTTEYVTRTFLEQFPGIRKMWYCVPVKAQSACALGEPYWTPWDAAQKKLWVRPMPENPYVIHEGNLDVPFRHGMVDYEFQDKLSRHFARQHGSTAVMVGLRADESLNRYAAVARGNKRRSYKGRKWITQTDAVTVNAYPLYDWRVSDIWTANARFGFDYNRLYDLLYHAGLTAGQMRVASPFNDCAQESLKLYKVIDPANWARMIGRVNGVNFTGLYGGTTAMGWKTIKLPPGHTWKSYYEFLLSTMDAKTAAHYNSILEKSKKYWTKGGTVDPGTADEVLAAYPLATVTGKSRRYGGRDVVQFMGYPDDMPVSNFRQVPSYKRMCICIMKNDYFCRYAGFSPTKGALARRRAAVNKYRNIS, encoded by the coding sequence GTGAAAACCTACCTGGACAAAAACGTCTATGAAGCAGCGCTGGAACGCATCGCCTACTGCTTCCAGGAGTTTGACCATGTTCTGGTGTCTTTCTCAGGCGGCAAGGATAGCGGCGTCATGCTCAATCTCTGCTACAATTATGCGGATGAACAAGGTCTGCTGGACAAGCTGACCATGTACCATCTCGACTATGAGGCCCAGTACCAGATGACGACCGAGTACGTAACCCGGACGTTTCTGGAACAATTCCCCGGCATCCGTAAAATGTGGTATTGCGTGCCGGTCAAGGCCCAGTCGGCCTGCGCCCTGGGGGAGCCCTACTGGACGCCGTGGGACGCCGCCCAAAAAAAACTGTGGGTGCGGCCCATGCCGGAAAACCCCTATGTGATTCATGAAGGGAATCTGGACGTTCCGTTCCGGCACGGCATGGTGGATTACGAGTTCCAGGACAAGCTCTCACGCCACTTTGCCAGGCAGCACGGAAGCACCGCCGTCATGGTGGGGCTGCGGGCGGATGAGAGCCTGAACAGGTACGCAGCCGTTGCGCGCGGCAATAAAAGGAGATCCTATAAAGGCAGAAAGTGGATTACGCAGACGGATGCCGTAACCGTCAATGCCTACCCTTTGTACGACTGGCGTGTCAGCGATATTTGGACGGCCAACGCCCGTTTTGGTTTTGACTACAACCGCCTTTATGACCTTTTGTACCACGCGGGCCTCACTGCCGGGCAAATGCGGGTGGCCAGCCCCTTCAATGATTGTGCCCAGGAAAGCCTGAAACTTTACAAAGTCATTGATCCCGCCAACTGGGCACGCATGATCGGGCGCGTCAACGGCGTCAACTTTACGGGCCTGTACGGAGGCACAACGGCCATGGGATGGAAAACCATCAAGCTGCCTCCCGGCCATACATGGAAGTCCTATTATGAATTCCTGCTTTCCACGATGGACGCGAAAACGGCAGCCCACTACAACAGCATTCTTGAAAAATCCAAAAAATACTGGACAAAAGGGGGCACCGTTGATCCCGGAACCGCTGATGAAGTGCTGGCCGCCTACCCTCTGGCCACCGTGACGGGGAAGTCGAGGCGCTACGGCGGGCGCGACGTCGTTCAATTCATGGGATACCCCGACGACATGCCCGTCAGCAATTTCCGGCAGGTACCCTCCTACAAGCGCATGTGCATCTGTATCATGAAGAATGACTACTTTTGCAGATATGCCGGATTCAGCCCTACCAAGGGGGCGCTTGCCCGGCGCCGTGCCGCCGTCAACAAATACCGCAATATTTCATGA
- the leuB gene encoding 3-isopropylmalate dehydrogenase: protein MSEHHHHIAVLAGDGIGPEVMKEALKVLDAVSAKFGFTVSRKEAFVGGAGIDHCGKALPEETIRACEEADAVLFGSVGGPKWEHLPANEQPERGALLPLRKHFGLYANLRPGVCLPALTHASPIKNELIEGGFDILCVRELTGGLYFGQPRFREQEGDDVVVVDTMRYHKSEMERIARVAFEAARGRRKRVTSVDKANVLTNSLLWRETMIEVSRDYPDVELLHMYVDNAAMQLVRNPRQFDVLVTENLFGDILSDEMAMICGSLGMLPSASLCQGSRDNGLFFGLYEPSGGSAPDIAGKGIANPIAQILSLSMLLRYSLGEKDAADAIDAAVRRVIEQGYRTGDLATGAPGEIRVNTVEMGDAIIAAL from the coding sequence ATGAGTGAACATCACCATCATATTGCTGTTCTGGCCGGCGACGGCATCGGCCCCGAGGTCATGAAGGAGGCCCTGAAGGTTCTGGACGCCGTAAGCGCCAAATTCGGTTTTACCGTGAGCCGCAAGGAGGCTTTTGTGGGGGGTGCGGGCATCGACCATTGCGGCAAGGCCCTTCCGGAAGAAACCATCCGCGCCTGTGAGGAGGCGGACGCCGTCCTGTTCGGCTCCGTGGGCGGCCCCAAGTGGGAACACCTTCCCGCCAATGAACAGCCGGAGCGCGGCGCCCTGCTGCCTCTGAGAAAGCACTTCGGCCTGTATGCCAACCTGCGCCCCGGCGTATGCCTGCCTGCGCTCACTCATGCCTCCCCCATCAAGAATGAGCTGATTGAAGGCGGTTTTGATATTCTTTGCGTCCGGGAACTGACGGGCGGTCTCTACTTTGGCCAACCGCGTTTCCGCGAACAGGAGGGGGACGACGTGGTGGTGGTGGATACCATGCGCTACCACAAGAGCGAGATGGAGCGCATTGCCAGGGTGGCCTTTGAAGCCGCCCGCGGGCGCCGCAAGCGCGTCACCAGCGTGGACAAGGCGAACGTGCTGACCAATTCCCTGCTGTGGCGCGAGACGATGATTGAGGTTTCCAGGGATTATCCGGACGTGGAGCTGCTTCACATGTACGTGGACAATGCCGCCATGCAGCTGGTGCGCAATCCCCGCCAGTTTGACGTGCTGGTGACGGAGAACCTGTTCGGGGACATTCTTTCCGACGAGATGGCCATGATCTGCGGCTCCCTGGGGATGCTGCCCAGCGCCAGCCTGTGCCAGGGCAGCCGGGACAACGGCCTGTTTTTCGGCCTTTACGAGCCTTCCGGCGGTTCCGCCCCGGACATCGCCGGCAAGGGCATTGCCAATCCGATCGCCCAGATTCTTTCCCTTTCCATGCTGCTGCGTTATTCCCTCGGGGAAAAGGACGCGGCAGACGCCATTGACGCCGCCGTGCGCCGCGTGATTGAACAGGGCTACCGCACGGGAGACCTGGCTACGGGAGCCCCTGGAGAAATCCGCGTGAACACCGTGGAAATGGGGGACGCCATTATCGCGGCCCTTTAA
- a CDS encoding FAD-dependent oxidoreductase, whose amino-acid sequence MNVLIIGQGIAGSCLAWELKRRGTDFTITDRPVAETASRVAAGLVNPLTGRAFRPGWRQEECLSAAADFYPETERELGGSWWQKTPIFRELETEDQLEIWQERQMAPESSPYAGPLFPWPEHWKGQGKAAYTRGSAVLHVEDMVNAMRRFFTEQGRFAEADVSPADIQPDEDGLFHWNGRIFTHVVWCTGWEAGCHPDMAPLKGRPSKGTILDLDLKELDWHAGILHFGRWLVHNGSFWRFGATYAWAWEAPGIPEAPAVQELMLDLVRRYSGEMNVIRARAAVRPIIRRSQPVAGPIPGLNGQYVFSGLGSKGVTTSPWSAARLAEHLVHGAELPPDLLPAALWK is encoded by the coding sequence ATGAACGTTCTTATCATCGGCCAGGGAATCGCGGGAAGCTGCCTGGCATGGGAATTGAAACGCCGCGGCACGGATTTCACCATTACGGACCGCCCTGTTGCGGAAACGGCTTCCCGTGTGGCGGCCGGGCTGGTGAATCCCCTGACGGGCCGGGCCTTCCGCCCCGGCTGGCGGCAGGAGGAGTGCTTGTCCGCAGCAGCAGATTTTTATCCGGAAACGGAACGGGAACTGGGCGGCTCCTGGTGGCAGAAGACCCCGATTTTCCGGGAACTGGAAACGGAGGACCAGCTTGAAATCTGGCAGGAGCGCCAGATGGCCCCGGAATCCAGCCCCTATGCCGGGCCCCTTTTTCCGTGGCCCGAACACTGGAAAGGACAGGGAAAAGCCGCTTATACGCGCGGTTCCGCCGTCCTTCACGTGGAGGACATGGTCAATGCCATGCGGCGGTTTTTCACGGAACAGGGCCGTTTTGCGGAAGCGGACGTGTCTCCCGCAGACATCCAGCCGGATGAAGACGGCCTTTTCCACTGGAACGGACGGATTTTCACTCATGTGGTCTGGTGCACCGGCTGGGAGGCCGGATGCCATCCGGACATGGCCCCGCTGAAAGGACGCCCTTCCAAGGGCACAATTCTGGACCTGGACCTGAAGGAGCTGGACTGGCACGCGGGTATCCTGCACTTTGGCCGCTGGCTGGTTCACAACGGCTCTTTCTGGCGCTTCGGCGCTACGTACGCGTGGGCGTGGGAAGCTCCCGGCATTCCGGAGGCGCCTGCCGTCCAGGAATTGATGCTGGACCTGGTCAGGCGCTATTCCGGAGAGATGAACGTCATCCGCGCACGCGCCGCCGTGCGCCCCATCATCCGGCGCAGCCAGCCCGTCGCCGGACCCATTCCGGGCCTGAACGGCCAGTATGTCTTTTCCGGGCTGGGCAGCAAGGGAGTGACCACCTCCCCGTGGTCGGCGGCCCGACTGGCGGAACATCTTGTGCACGGCGCGGAACTGCCGCCGGACCTGCTGCCCGCCGCGCTGTGGAAATAA
- a CDS encoding rhomboid family intramembrane serine protease, translating into MRAENENWGNTVRQHLFDQRGAVIVHWLILVNVVVFMLGFFFQVEIPRNIYPPGRLDLIQLYGAYSEYTCFHEGELWRLFTYQFLHANLGHILFNMIALWFFGPVVEERFGHLRFLLYYLFCGVAAALFSSLLGYMGFFDPEWRFIPMVGASGSIYGIMAACAVLFPHARVQLLFPPVNLSVRQFALAVLGIACAVIIFQWSNAGGEAGHLGGMFAGFILTLLILWKEKLSSPKARVVPSSHQSPARPARHSANNRFPSEEEVNDIMEKISRSGVSSLTEEEREILRRASRR; encoded by the coding sequence ATGCGAGCGGAGAACGAGAACTGGGGAAATACGGTACGGCAGCATTTGTTTGACCAGCGCGGCGCCGTCATAGTGCACTGGCTGATCCTGGTTAATGTGGTCGTCTTCATGCTCGGGTTCTTCTTCCAGGTGGAGATTCCGCGGAATATTTACCCTCCCGGCCGCCTGGACCTGATTCAGCTTTACGGGGCCTACAGCGAATATACATGCTTTCATGAAGGGGAGCTGTGGCGCCTGTTCACCTACCAGTTCCTGCATGCCAACCTGGGCCACATCCTGTTCAACATGATTGCCCTGTGGTTTTTTGGCCCGGTGGTGGAGGAACGCTTCGGCCACCTGCGCTTCCTGCTGTATTACCTGTTCTGCGGGGTGGCTGCGGCCCTGTTCTCCTCCCTGCTGGGGTACATGGGATTTTTTGATCCGGAGTGGCGCTTCATTCCCATGGTGGGGGCTTCCGGCTCCATTTACGGCATCATGGCCGCGTGCGCGGTGCTTTTTCCGCATGCGCGGGTCCAGCTTCTGTTCCCTCCGGTCAATCTGAGCGTCCGCCAGTTCGCGCTGGCCGTGCTGGGCATTGCCTGCGCCGTCATTATCTTCCAGTGGAGCAATGCAGGCGGTGAAGCGGGCCACCTGGGCGGCATGTTTGCCGGATTTATCCTGACCCTGCTGATCCTGTGGAAGGAAAAACTGTCCTCCCCCAAGGCACGGGTCGTTCCTTCCTCCCATCAGTCTCCGGCACGCCCAGCACGCCATTCCGCCAATAACCGCTTCCCTTCCGAAGAAGAGGTGAATGACATTATGGAAAAAATATCCCGGTCCGGCGTGTCCAGCCTCACAGAAGAGGAGCGGGAAATCCTCCGGAGGGCCTCCCGGCGCTGA
- a CDS encoding YifB family Mg chelatase-like AAA ATPase: MMTRLYSSTVLGVDGIEVEVEVDFRPMAEKRIFIVGLPDTAVKESGQRVDTAIQNSGLPFQQGIFVVNLAPADLRKQGPAFDLPIALGMIAGAAETEIDASSWCIMGELALDGTVRPVQGTLPQIMEARRMGRKRIMLPCANAHEGAPVQGVDIYPVSSLREAWQLLTSAALPAPFTNSAAKEQSDGEKEIAVDFDEIKGQSYARRAMEIAAAGGHNILLSGSPGSGKSMLAQRLPTILPPLSREEALETSKIHSACGLLKRGNGLVARRPFRAPHHTISDAGLMGGGANITPGEVSLAHNGVLFLDELPEFRRAALETLRQPLESGHVVISRASGTMTFPCRFMLAAAMNPCPCGYLGDRRRTCTCAPAQIARYRRKISGPLLDRFDLLMEVPAVDPSILASAPAGECSSSIRERVMAARRLQCSRYAGTPFRSNAALSGKALQRYCRLRPEGRDILLRAVEELSLSARAYDRILKVARTIADLEGNPEIQDSHLYEAVQYRAFEHSLRE; this comes from the coding sequence ATGATGACCCGGCTGTATTCTTCCACCGTGTTGGGCGTGGATGGCATAGAGGTGGAGGTGGAAGTGGATTTCCGCCCCATGGCGGAAAAACGCATCTTTATCGTGGGCTTGCCGGATACGGCCGTCAAGGAGAGCGGCCAGCGCGTGGATACGGCCATCCAGAACAGCGGGCTGCCTTTCCAGCAGGGAATTTTTGTCGTCAACCTGGCCCCGGCGGATTTAAGGAAGCAGGGGCCGGCCTTTGATCTTCCCATTGCCCTGGGAATGATTGCCGGAGCGGCGGAAACGGAGATTGACGCTTCTAGCTGGTGCATCATGGGAGAACTGGCCCTGGATGGCACCGTACGCCCCGTACAAGGCACCCTGCCACAGATTATGGAGGCGAGGCGCATGGGACGGAAACGCATCATGCTGCCCTGCGCCAATGCCCATGAGGGGGCGCCGGTGCAGGGCGTGGATATTTATCCCGTCTCCTCCCTGCGGGAAGCCTGGCAGCTGCTCACCTCCGCCGCCCTGCCCGCTCCTTTCACAAATTCCGCGGCGAAAGAACAAAGTGATGGAGAAAAGGAAATTGCCGTGGATTTTGACGAGATCAAGGGGCAATCCTACGCCCGCCGCGCCATGGAGATTGCCGCGGCGGGAGGCCACAACATCCTGCTCAGCGGTTCTCCGGGATCCGGCAAATCCATGCTGGCCCAGCGGCTTCCGACCATCCTGCCCCCGCTGAGCCGGGAAGAAGCCCTGGAAACCAGTAAAATCCATTCCGCATGCGGACTCTTGAAACGGGGAAACGGGCTGGTGGCGCGCCGGCCGTTCCGGGCACCGCACCACACCATATCGGATGCGGGGCTGATGGGCGGAGGGGCAAATATCACTCCGGGGGAAGTGTCCCTGGCCCATAACGGCGTCCTGTTTCTGGATGAACTGCCGGAGTTCCGCCGCGCCGCTCTGGAAACCCTGCGGCAGCCGCTGGAATCCGGCCATGTGGTGATTTCCCGCGCCTCCGGCACCATGACGTTTCCCTGCCGCTTTATGCTGGCGGCAGCCATGAATCCGTGCCCCTGCGGGTATCTGGGGGACAGAAGGAGAACCTGCACGTGTGCCCCGGCGCAGATTGCCCGCTACCGCCGGAAGATTTCAGGGCCGCTTCTGGACCGGTTTGACCTGCTGATGGAAGTTCCCGCCGTGGACCCTTCCATCCTGGCTTCCGCGCCAGCCGGGGAATGCTCCTCCAGCATCCGGGAGCGCGTCATGGCGGCCCGGCGGCTCCAGTGCAGCAGGTATGCCGGCACTCCATTCCGCAGCAACGCGGCGCTTTCCGGAAAAGCCCTGCAAAGGTACTGCCGCCTGCGGCCGGAAGGCCGGGACATTCTGCTCCGCGCCGTGGAGGAACTGTCCCTTTCCGCCCGGGCCTATGACCGCATCCTGAAAGTGGCCCGCACCATAGCGGACCTGGAGGGTAACCCGGAAATCCAGGATTCCCATTTGTATGAGGCCGTGCAGTACCGGGCTTTTGAGCACTCCCTCCGGGAATAA
- a CDS encoding PEP-CTERM sorting domain-containing protein — MKSRYCAVLISCASVLAANAATIIAELPESANLPQTATMAPQTGNQLLDKVRTRGFGVYAGGNNNSLANWPQNGEGTWINNENVGSIILCGRSGVAGDSFAMVLGGPEQGDLVSSIVFSCDTPASVITSYVMVLAVYDSAGTLVQDLSAMESFTFNSTSRTTTVSLNMADAPLAWGEGYKVVAGVRGGAGSATSPYTLSNIQVAYEIVPEPGSVSLGMLGLGALAVRRYRSR; from the coding sequence ATGAAAAGTAGATATTGTGCTGTATTAATAAGCTGCGCCAGCGTACTGGCCGCGAATGCCGCCACCATTATTGCTGAACTGCCTGAATCGGCCAATTTGCCGCAAACGGCAACCATGGCGCCGCAGACGGGGAACCAGCTTCTGGATAAGGTAAGGACCCGCGGGTTTGGCGTCTATGCGGGAGGCAATAACAACAGCCTGGCCAACTGGCCCCAAAATGGAGAAGGAACCTGGATCAACAACGAGAACGTCGGCTCCATCATCCTGTGCGGCAGGAGCGGCGTGGCCGGAGACTCCTTTGCCATGGTGCTGGGAGGTCCGGAGCAGGGGGACCTTGTCTCCTCCATCGTTTTTTCCTGTGATACGCCAGCCTCCGTCATTACCAGCTACGTCATGGTTCTGGCGGTTTATGACTCTGCCGGAACGCTTGTCCAGGACCTCTCCGCCATGGAAAGCTTCACCTTTAATTCCACCTCCAGGACGACGACCGTCTCCCTGAACATGGCGGATGCCCCCCTGGCGTGGGGAGAGGGTTACAAGGTAGTTGCAGGAGTGCGCGGCGGTGCGGGCTCCGCCACCTCCCCTTACACGCTCTCCAACATTCAGGTGGCCTATGAGATTGTTCCGGAACCGGGTTCCGTCTCCCTGGGGATGCTGGGCCTGGGCGCGCTGGCCGTACGGAGGTACCGGAGCCGGTGA
- a CDS encoding aminotransferase class I/II-fold pyridoxal phosphate-dependent enzyme: protein MSQELRPETLCVQAGWTPKKGEPRVLPIYQSTTFKYETSEQMAKLFDLEEAGFFYTRLQNPTNEAVARKIAELEGGVAAILTSSGQAASFFAVFNICEAGDHIVSAASIYGGTYNLFAVTFRKMGIEVTFVDQDAPAEEIAKAFRPNTKALFAETISNPTLCVLDISKMADIAHAHGVPLIVDNTFATPINCRPFEWGVDIVTHSTTKYMDGHATAVGGAIVDSGNFDWEAHRDKFPGLTEPDPSYHGLSYSKSFGKGAYITKATVQLMRDLGSIQSPQNAFLLNLGLETLHLRVPRHCENAQKVAEFLENREEVAWINYPGLPSNKYHDLAQKQFRGGQSCGVVTFGIRGGRDRAIKFMDSLKLAAIVTHVADSRTCVLHPASHTHRQLTDEQLMEAGVRPDLIRFSVGTEAAEDIIADLGQALEAIR, encoded by the coding sequence AGAACCCCGCGTATTGCCCATTTACCAGAGCACCACGTTCAAGTATGAAACCAGCGAGCAAATGGCCAAATTGTTCGATCTGGAAGAAGCCGGATTCTTTTACACGCGCCTTCAGAATCCCACCAATGAAGCGGTTGCCAGAAAAATCGCGGAGTTGGAAGGCGGCGTGGCCGCCATCCTGACCTCCTCCGGACAGGCGGCTTCCTTCTTTGCCGTTTTCAACATCTGCGAGGCCGGAGACCACATCGTCAGCGCCGCTTCCATTTACGGGGGGACGTACAACCTTTTTGCCGTCACTTTCCGCAAGATGGGCATAGAAGTCACCTTTGTGGACCAGGACGCCCCGGCGGAGGAAATAGCCAAGGCCTTCCGCCCCAATACGAAAGCCCTGTTTGCGGAAACCATTTCCAATCCCACGCTTTGTGTGCTGGACATCAGCAAGATGGCGGACATCGCCCATGCGCACGGCGTTCCCCTGATCGTGGACAATACCTTTGCCACGCCCATCAACTGCCGTCCCTTTGAATGGGGCGTGGACATTGTCACCCACTCCACCACCAAGTATATGGACGGCCATGCCACGGCAGTGGGCGGAGCCATTGTGGACAGCGGCAACTTTGACTGGGAAGCCCATAGGGACAAATTCCCGGGCCTGACGGAGCCGGACCCCTCCTACCACGGGCTTTCCTACAGCAAGAGCTTCGGCAAGGGCGCCTACATCACCAAGGCGACCGTCCAGCTCATGCGCGACCTGGGTTCCATCCAGTCCCCGCAGAACGCCTTCCTGCTCAACCTGGGCCTGGAAACCCTGCACCTGCGTGTGCCCCGTCACTGTGAAAACGCGCAAAAGGTGGCGGAATTCCTGGAAAACCGGGAGGAAGTGGCCTGGATCAACTATCCGGGCCTGCCGTCCAACAAGTATCATGACCTGGCGCAGAAGCAATTCCGCGGCGGGCAATCCTGCGGGGTGGTCACCTTCGGTATCCGGGGCGGCCGTGACCGCGCCATCAAATTCATGGACAGCCTGAAACTGGCCGCCATCGTCACCCATGTGGCGGATTCCCGCACCTGCGTTCTCCATCCCGCCAGCCATACGCACCGCCAGTTGACGGATGAACAGCTCATGGAAGCGGGTGTCCGGCCCGACCTCATCCGCTTTTCCGTAGGGACGGAAGCCGCGGAAGACATTATTGCAGACCTCGGTCAGGCTCTGGAAGCCATCCGTTAA